The Flavobacterium marginilacus genome window below encodes:
- a CDS encoding transposase, translating to MAPFEYSSGSSIKGRTKVNHLADKKLKSLLNMCALNSKKHDTELKQYYERKVAEGKSKMLVLNNIRCKLLGRIFATINRGTPYVNIKKFAA from the coding sequence GTGGCTCCATTTGAATACAGTTCGGGCAGTTCTATTAAAGGAAGGACAAAGGTCAATCATCTGGCAGATAAAAAACTAAAATCGTTACTGAATATGTGCGCTTTAAACAGCAAAAAACACGACACAGAACTTAAACAATATTACGAACGAAAAGTAGCCGAAGGAAAATCAAAAATGTTGGTTTTAAATAATATAAGATGCAAACTATTAGGACGAATTTTTGCAACCATTAACCGCGGAACACCTTATGTCAACATTAAAAAATTTGCAGCGTAA
- a CDS encoding pentapeptide repeat-containing protein, whose protein sequence is MSEEIEIIENENDLRVKFENEIINPVTNDYWILVKNKIIDYDFKFPLTSSVFSDHESTQIFYSSFNIKYGLKFKDCTFKKGVQLYHDTSKARDICFENCIFENNVNLRSYENSVIFSKCHFKNGFNARNSIVKGKIRFWQCHFEKEADFRNTKFEGLADFWRSIFYKKTIFYKTDFMDTVVFSSSVFKENVLFTYSLINKLILLRGTKIEKGFDISLAIIHGKLGLFEFNLNNYTDTEFITEEDEYETAVSENAIIPITNKRETFRILKDNLESQKNLSESLKYKSIEKEVLRIELIHNGGNIPLDTTIKNLKSITNNRLDRINLWLNKWSNDHGDSYGRAIIFVFVVGWTFFYFSLLTTEKYYFTMNTNLWNFGEGFKIFIEFLNPLHKFDYIEDTKLSSAWFFVFDFLGKTFVGYGIYQFIQAFRKYK, encoded by the coding sequence ATGTCAGAAGAAATAGAAATTATTGAAAATGAAAATGATTTAAGGGTTAAATTTGAAAATGAAATAATAAATCCAGTAACTAATGATTATTGGATTTTAGTTAAAAATAAAATTATTGATTATGATTTTAAATTTCCATTAACATCAAGCGTTTTTAGCGATCATGAATCGACTCAAATATTCTATAGTAGTTTTAATATAAAATATGGCTTAAAATTTAAAGATTGTACTTTTAAAAAAGGAGTACAACTATATCATGATACATCAAAAGCGCGAGACATATGCTTTGAAAATTGCATATTTGAAAATAATGTCAATTTAAGGTCTTATGAAAATTCAGTAATATTTTCAAAATGTCATTTCAAAAATGGCTTTAATGCTAGAAATTCAATTGTTAAAGGTAAAATTAGATTTTGGCAATGTCACTTTGAAAAAGAAGCAGATTTTAGAAATACAAAGTTTGAAGGTCTAGCAGACTTTTGGCGAAGTATTTTCTACAAAAAAACAATTTTCTATAAGACAGATTTTATGGATACTGTAGTGTTTTCATCATCAGTTTTTAAAGAGAATGTTCTTTTCACATATTCTTTGATAAATAAATTAATCCTTTTACGAGGAACAAAAATTGAGAAAGGATTCGATATATCTTTAGCTATTATTCATGGCAAATTAGGGCTTTTTGAATTTAACTTAAATAATTACACTGACACAGAATTTATCACAGAAGAAGATGAATATGAAACAGCAGTTTCAGAAAATGCAATAATTCCAATCACAAATAAAAGAGAAACTTTTAGAATCCTAAAGGATAATTTAGAATCACAAAAAAACTTGTCCGAATCATTAAAATACAAATCAATAGAAAAAGAAGTTTTACGAATAGAACTTATACATAATGGTGGTAACATTCCACTAGACACAACAATCAAGAATTTAAAAAGTATTACTAACAATAGATTAGATAGAATTAATTTATGGTTAAATAAGTGGTCAAATGACCATGGCGACAGTTATGGTAGAGCAATAATTTTTGTATTTGTTGTCGGCTGGACTTTCTTTTACTTTTCACTTTTGACAACAGAAAAGTATTATTTCACAATGAATACAAATCTTTGGAATTTTGGTGAAGGTTTTAAAATATTTATAGAATTTCTAAATCCTCTTCATAAATTTGATTATATAGAAGACACTAAATTATCTAGCGCTTGGTTTTTTGTTTTTGATTTTTTAGGAAAGACATTTGTTGGTTATGGAATATATCAATTTATTCAAGCCTTTAGAAAATATAAATAA
- a CDS encoding type II toxin-antitoxin system RelE/ParE family toxin — MKVREVIAYENYFEDFLLEQPKKVQDKIFKIIEAIETLERVPSNYLKSMEGTNGLYEARIQLASNIWRVFCFFDNGKLVILLNGFQKKTQKTPKNEIEKALRLMKKYYEEKNK; from the coding sequence ATGAAAGTACGTGAAGTTATAGCATATGAAAATTACTTTGAAGATTTTCTTCTTGAACAACCGAAAAAGGTTCAAGATAAAATCTTTAAAATTATTGAAGCAATAGAAACTTTAGAAAGAGTTCCTTCCAATTATCTTAAATCAATGGAGGGAACAAATGGTTTATATGAAGCGAGAATCCAATTAGCTTCAAATATTTGGCGAGTATTTTGTTTTTTTGACAATGGAAAACTCGTAATACTACTCAATGGCTTTCAGAAAAAAACGCAAAAAACTCCCAAAAATGAGATTGAAAAAGCATTGAGATTAATGAAAAAATACTACGAAGAAAAAAACAAATAA
- a CDS encoding helix-turn-helix domain-containing protein, protein METKSWKDIKDNVYGEKGTERRDELERDFQGFKIGLLLKKAREEKHLTQTELGGLVDKKREYISRIENNGSNLTLKTLYDIVEKGFGGKVSIQIEL, encoded by the coding sequence ATGGAAACTAAAAGTTGGAAAGACATTAAAGACAATGTTTACGGGGAAAAAGGAACCGAAAGACGTGATGAACTTGAAAGAGATTTTCAAGGTTTCAAAATTGGCTTGTTACTAAAAAAAGCTCGAGAAGAAAAGCATTTAACGCAAACTGAACTTGGCGGTTTAGTTGATAAAAAAAGAGAATATATTTCAAGAATTGAAAATAACGGAAGTAATTTGACTCTGAAAACTTTGTATGACATTGTAGAAAAAGGATTTGGTGGAAAAGTAAGTATCCAAATTGAACTATAA
- a CDS encoding AAA family ATPase: protein MIQEFSLKNFLSFNNKQTVSFLANSDKTLLNELTYEPKKGVKILKLLVIYGSNASGKSNLLIAIQTLWMMLISSEDKESNKIEFYKPFKLNNGEPIEFDIVFWMGTRKFKYEIKFNENEILFEKLEYVTDSGIMSDLYEKSIGKEIKFGSTFDIKSKTKNEFNTETLKNHTVLSTLNKKNINAPKILLELYDWIRNNVIELGAHNDSIEIAEYANKDPKTKEFLLDLLSRADFNITDFTVIESKLNSKLIEEISKDDSLTESLKEKLLKPQKQVLFTHKNDDVEFQIEFGMQSSGTRIYFRLARLLMELGNRGTIVLEDELEDSLHYDLLLHFLETFLRIENDSQLIFSTHNQMLLGEDWMLRRDMVCFVEKSRNKSNSELYKASDLGLHKNLSLLNAYKIGKLGAKPNLGSTILNQI from the coding sequence ATGATTCAAGAGTTTTCGTTAAAAAATTTCTTATCATTTAATAATAAACAGACAGTTAGTTTTTTGGCTAATTCAGATAAAACACTTTTAAATGAGTTAACATACGAGCCAAAAAAAGGCGTAAAAATTCTAAAATTATTGGTGATTTATGGTTCCAATGCATCTGGTAAATCAAATCTATTAATTGCAATTCAAACTTTATGGATGATGTTAATTTCATCAGAAGATAAAGAAAGTAATAAAATTGAATTTTATAAACCTTTTAAATTAAATAATGGAGAACCTATTGAGTTTGATATTGTTTTTTGGATGGGAACTAGAAAGTTTAAATATGAAATTAAATTTAACGAGAATGAAATTTTATTTGAAAAATTAGAATATGTTACGGATTCGGGGATTATGTCTGATTTGTATGAAAAAAGCATTGGAAAAGAAATAAAATTTGGAAGTACTTTTGACATTAAATCAAAAACTAAGAATGAGTTTAATACGGAAACGCTTAAAAATCACACCGTCCTTTCAACTTTGAATAAAAAAAACATTAATGCTCCAAAAATTCTTTTAGAGTTATATGATTGGATAAGAAATAATGTTATTGAATTAGGAGCACACAATGATTCAATTGAAATTGCTGAATACGCCAATAAAGATCCGAAAACAAAAGAATTTTTATTAGATTTATTGAGTAGAGCAGATTTTAATATTACTGACTTTACTGTAATTGAATCAAAGTTAAACAGTAAATTAATAGAAGAAATATCAAAAGATGATAGTTTAACCGAATCTCTAAAAGAAAAACTATTAAAACCTCAAAAACAAGTTTTATTTACTCATAAAAATGATGATGTGGAATTTCAAATTGAATTTGGAATGCAATCTTCGGGAACTAGAATTTATTTTAGATTAGCAAGATTATTAATGGAATTAGGTAATCGTGGTACTATTGTTCTAGAAGATGAATTGGAAGATAGTTTGCATTATGATTTATTATTACATTTTTTAGAAACTTTTCTAAGAATCGAAAATGATAGTCAATTAATTTTTTCAACACATAATCAAATGCTACTTGGTGAGGATTGGATGTTGAGAAGAGATATGGTTTGTTTTGTTGAAAAATCTAGAAATAAATCAAATTCAGAATTATATAAAGCTTCTGATTTAGGTTTGCATAAAAATTTATCACTTCTGAATGCTTATAAAATTGGAAAATTAGGTGCTAAACCTAATTTAGGATCCACAATTCTAAACCAAATTTGA
- a CDS encoding RloB family protein yields the protein MRKTIAIIGEGITEKYYIESLKGISPFVVMPRELGKKASSLKTLEKNILLSVEKGFDEIYCLIDMDGKTSGKSQIEYSALVKKYHSKILVKKSKGIESKVIFIETERCTELWFLYYFTKGVLTKKFNSYDELEKELKKYRPNYEKTEKFFKSIVNINKNFETENPKGSIINAYRNSESSLKSHLKDERGYSYSEMHLLIKALGIYSEDKVE from the coding sequence ATGAGGAAAACTATAGCAATAATTGGGGAAGGAATTACTGAAAAATATTATATTGAATCTCTTAAAGGAATTTCTCCATTTGTTGTTATGCCTAGAGAATTGGGCAAAAAAGCTTCAAGCCTTAAAACTTTGGAGAAAAATATACTTTTAAGTGTTGAAAAGGGTTTCGATGAAATTTACTGTTTAATTGATATGGATGGGAAAACATCTGGAAAATCACAAATCGAGTACTCTGCATTAGTGAAAAAATATCATTCTAAAATCTTAGTTAAGAAATCAAAAGGTATTGAGTCGAAAGTAATTTTTATAGAAACTGAAAGATGTACTGAATTGTGGTTTTTATATTATTTTACAAAAGGTGTATTAACTAAAAAGTTTAATAGTTATGATGAACTTGAAAAAGAGTTGAAAAAATATAGACCTAATTATGAGAAAACTGAAAAATTCTTTAAATCAATAGTTAACATTAATAAAAATTTTGAAACAGAAAATCCAAAAGGCTCAATAATTAATGCTTATAGAAATTCTGAATCATCATTAAAAAGTCATCTTAAAGATGAAAGAGGTTATTCGTATAGTGAAATGCATTTACTAATTAAAGCTTTGGGGATTTATTCTGAAGACAAAGTTGAGTGA
- a CDS encoding S1 family peptidase, with the protein MKKILIALLTFTFFTKMNGQSIDKQRLLHAKKSVVRILIDDKPSGTGFVVSKSGQIITCWHVIQPAITVDETTKQIHLKKITAEFISGEKIELGIYTYLFEAGYRDALIYDYCFLEPSIKTAVSYDFLKLGKFENVNEGEQVYSVGYPLGIEQQFVSTGILSTKWTDKIKLQDNTEMNREVSWLDLTMNKGNSGGPILKIGSTEDEVIGIATFILNPYANTSQQLSNLSANLGVDIAFGGISQVKVNKLFADAVTNNSIGISGCVSINHINSVLK; encoded by the coding sequence ATGAAAAAAATCTTAATTGCACTTTTAACTTTTACATTTTTTACTAAAATGAACGGACAATCAATAGATAAACAAAGACTACTTCACGCAAAAAAATCTGTTGTTAGAATATTAATAGATGACAAGCCTTCGGGTACTGGTTTTGTTGTTTCAAAATCAGGACAAATAATTACTTGCTGGCACGTAATTCAACCAGCAATTACTGTAGACGAAACCACAAAACAAATTCATTTAAAGAAAATTACAGCTGAATTTATCTCCGGAGAAAAAATAGAATTGGGAATTTATACTTATCTTTTTGAAGCAGGATACAGAGATGCTTTGATTTATGATTATTGTTTTCTTGAACCATCAATAAAAACGGCGGTTTCTTATGATTTTTTAAAACTTGGAAAATTTGAAAATGTAAACGAAGGAGAACAAGTTTATTCAGTAGGTTATCCTTTGGGAATAGAACAACAGTTTGTATCAACTGGAATATTGTCAACAAAATGGACTGATAAAATTAAATTGCAAGATAATACTGAAATGAATAGAGAAGTTTCTTGGCTTGATTTAACAATGAATAAGGGAAATTCAGGAGGCCCAATATTAAAAATTGGTAGTACAGAAGATGAAGTTATTGGAATTGCTACATTTATTTTAAACCCATATGCAAACACTTCTCAACAACTTTCGAATTTAAGTGCAAATCTTGGCGTTGACATTGCATTTGGTGGAATTAGCCAAGTGAAAGTAAATAAATTGTTTGCGGACGCAGTTACCAATAATTCGATTGGAATTAGTGGATGTGTATCTATAAATCATATTAATAGCGTACTAAAATAA
- a CDS encoding IS110 family transposase, with product MKNYLFFVGIDVSKLKLDVTFLEKPLGKKTFHFLVSNDVKGIKEIVKQLNSRKIALENVLVSFEDTGVYSLPLGCYLTQYKIDYWMIPAIEIKRSKGISRGKTDKNDSKDIAFYALTHLHKLRLTQLPELSLIYH from the coding sequence ATGAAAAACTATTTATTTTTTGTAGGGATTGATGTTTCTAAGTTAAAATTAGATGTTACTTTTCTTGAAAAACCATTAGGAAAGAAAACATTTCACTTTTTAGTAAGCAATGACGTCAAAGGGATTAAAGAGATTGTAAAGCAATTAAACAGCCGGAAAATTGCTTTGGAAAACGTATTGGTTAGTTTTGAAGACACTGGTGTTTATTCACTTCCTTTGGGATGTTATTTGACTCAGTACAAGATCGATTATTGGATGATTCCAGCCATTGAAATCAAACGCAGTAAAGGAATCTCCAGAGGGAAAACTGATAAAAATGACTCTAAGGATATTGCGTTTTATGCCTTAACACATTTGCACAAGCTACGATTAACACAGCTTCCAGAGTTATCATTAATTTATCATTAA